AAAAAAAGAAGATTTACCTTGAGATCGCCACGTCACTTCTCTTCGTTACGTTCCTCGCGATGACGAAAGTAGAGCGTCCTTGCACTTCTTCTTCGTCATTACGGGTCTTTGCGAAGGGCAGTTTTTTGCCCTGTGGCAATCTCATCTTTTGCCTCTGTCCTGTCATTGCGAACATTTCGAAGAAATGTGTGGCAATCTCCTTCTTAACAACAAACAATTGTTTTATAAAAACAAAAAAAGAAGATTTACCTTGAGATCGCCACGTCACTTCTCTTCGTTACGTTCCTCGCGATGACGAAAGTAGAGCGTCCTTGCACTTCTTCTTCGTCATTACGGGTCTTTGCGAAGGGCAGTTTTTTGCCCTGTGGCAATCTCATCTTTTGCCTCTGTCCTGTCATTGCGAACATTTCGAAGAAATGTGTGGCAATCTCCTTCTTAACAACAAACAATTGTTTTATAAAAACAAAAAAAGAAGATTTACCTTGAGATCGCCACGTCACTTCTCTTCGTTACGTTCCTCGCAGTGACAAAGAGGGCCATTCTTGACATACCTTTTTTAAATATTAGACTTTATACAATTAATAAAGGAGCGGGAGATGTTAAAACCAAAATTTAATTATACAAATAAAATTGTAAACAACCTTGTTGAAATTACTGCGGCAAGGGGGATTATTTTAAATTCTTACCTTGTACCCAAGTGGGAAGTATCTCTTAGAAGAGAAGCACTTCTCAGGGCAACACATGCGTCCACTGCAATAGAAGGAAACCCTCTCACATTTGAGGAAAAAATTATGCTTGCTCAAGGAAGAAAAGTAATAGCATCAAGAAAAGCAAAACAGGAGGTGCTAAACTACTTAGATGTCCTTGAACATATAAAAAAATATCATGAGAAGAACCTGATCACAGAGAAAATGCTTTTAAAAATGCACAATGATATAACAAAAAACACGCTTGATGACCCTGCCTGGGAGAAAGAATACAGGAAAATTAAAGTATATGTAGGAAACAAGAATACAGGAGAAGTAATATTTACGCCACCAGGTGCAAAAGAAGTGCCCTCTCTTACAAATCAGTTTCTAAAATGGCTCAATTCAGAAGAGTCAAAATTACTGCATGCTGTACTTGTTGCGGGTATCTCTCATTATGAGTTTGTAAGAATACATCCATTTGTTGATGGAAACGGTAGAACTGCAAGAGCACTTGCAACTCTTATTCTTTACCTTAGAGGGTTTGACATTAAAAGATTCTTTGTATTGGATGATTATTATGATAGCGATAGAAAAGCATATTACAATGCACTAAAAAGTGTTGATCAACACAAACTTGACATCACTAAATGGCTTGAATATTTTACGGACGGAGTTTATCTCTCCATATCACAGGTAAAAAAGAAAGTTCTCCACCTCTCTCTGGAAAAAGGAAAAATATCGCAACATGGGCAAGTAGCTCTAACAGAAAAGCAAATGAAAATAATTGAATTTATGCAAAAGAATGGAAA
The sequence above is drawn from the Caldisericota bacterium genome and encodes:
- a CDS encoding Fic family protein; the encoded protein is MLKPKFNYTNKIVNNLVEITAARGIILNSYLVPKWEVSLRREALLRATHASTAIEGNPLTFEEKIMLAQGRKVIASRKAKQEVLNYLDVLEHIKKYHEKNLITEKMLLKMHNDITKNTLDDPAWEKEYRKIKVYVGNKNTGEVIFTPPGAKEVPSLTNQFLKWLNSEESKLLHAVLVAGISHYEFVRIHPFVDGNGRTARALATLILYLRGFDIKRFFVLDDYYDSDRKAYYNALKSVDQHKLDITKWLEYFTDGVYLSISQVKKKVLHLSLEKGKISQHGQVALTEKQMKIIEFMQKNGKITNKDVRKMFNLSNRGALDEINKLVVLDIIIPKGKGGGLYYVLE